From the Rhodoferax mekongensis genome, one window contains:
- the purF gene encoding amidophosphoribosyltransferase translates to MCGIVGVVSNAPVNQLIYDALLLLQHRGQDAAGIVTQQDRKFFMHKAKGMVKDVFRTRNMRALLGNSGLGQVRYPTAGNAFSEEEAQPFYVNAPFGIVLVHNGNLTNAKALKAELFNLDHRHINTESDSEVLLNVLAHEIEVSTRGLPLQPQDIFAAVSRVHQRIKGSYAVICHIAGHGLLAFRDPFGIRPLCIGKGADGTHMVASESVVLEGTSHQFVRDVQPGEAVFIALDGTVHSQQCAVNPQLMPCIFEFVYLARPDSVMDGISVYQARLNLGETLAKRVISTVPPNEIDVVIPIPESSRPSAAQLAQLLGLPYREGFVKNRYVGRTFIMPGQGVRKKSVRQKLNVIASEFKGRNVLLVDDSIVRGTTSKEIVQMARDAGARKVYMASAAPPVRYPNVYGIDMPTSSELVAHNRTVEEVREIIGCDALIYQDVDGMKKAIGALGKNLAGFDASCFDGVYVTGDISSDDIVRLNENRVGAEEGQEDTSRLALPNHAD, encoded by the coding sequence ATGTGTGGAATTGTTGGCGTTGTCAGTAACGCACCCGTAAACCAGTTGATCTATGACGCGCTGTTGCTCTTGCAGCACCGCGGGCAGGACGCGGCCGGCATCGTCACCCAGCAGGACCGCAAGTTCTTCATGCACAAGGCCAAGGGCATGGTGAAGGACGTATTCCGCACCCGCAACATGCGCGCTTTGCTGGGCAACTCCGGCTTGGGGCAGGTGCGCTATCCCACCGCAGGCAATGCCTTTAGCGAAGAAGAGGCGCAGCCCTTCTACGTGAACGCGCCCTTCGGCATCGTGCTGGTGCACAACGGCAATCTGACCAACGCCAAAGCCCTGAAGGCGGAGCTGTTCAATCTGGACCACCGCCACATCAACACCGAGAGCGACTCTGAAGTGCTGCTCAACGTGCTGGCCCACGAAATCGAAGTCTCCACCCGCGGCCTGCCTTTGCAGCCACAGGACATTTTTGCTGCGGTGTCCCGTGTGCACCAACGCATCAAGGGCTCGTATGCGGTGATCTGCCACATCGCTGGCCACGGCTTGCTGGCATTCCGCGATCCCTTCGGCATTCGCCCGCTGTGCATCGGCAAGGGTGCAGACGGCACCCACATGGTGGCCAGCGAATCCGTGGTGCTGGAAGGAACCAGCCACCAGTTTGTGCGCGATGTGCAGCCCGGCGAAGCCGTGTTCATTGCGCTGGACGGCACGGTGCACAGCCAGCAGTGCGCGGTGAACCCACAGCTCATGCCTTGCATATTTGAGTTTGTGTACCTGGCCCGCCCGGACTCGGTGATGGACGGCATCTCGGTGTATCAGGCGCGTTTGAACCTGGGCGAGACGCTGGCCAAGCGCGTGATCTCCACCGTGCCACCAAACGAAATCGATGTGGTCATTCCCATCCCCGAATCCAGCCGCCCCAGCGCCGCCCAATTGGCCCAGTTGCTGGGCTTGCCCTACCGCGAAGGTTTTGTGAAAAACCGATACGTCGGCCGGACCTTCATCATGCCCGGCCAGGGCGTTCGCAAGAAGTCAGTGCGCCAGAAACTGAACGTGATTGCCAGCGAGTTCAAGGGTCGCAACGTGCTGCTGGTAGATGACTCCATTGTCCGCGGCACGACGTCCAAGGAAATCGTGCAGATGGCGCGCGACGCCGGTGCCCGCAAGGTCTACATGGCCAGCGCTGCACCACCTGTGCGTTACCCCAATGTATACGGTATCGACATGCCGACCAGCAGCGAGCTGGTGGCCCACAACCGCACTGTCGAAGAAGTGCGCGAAATCATCGGTTGCGATGCGCTGATTTACCAGGATGTGGATGGCATGAAAAAAGCGATCGGCGCGCTGGGCAAGAACCTGGCGGGCTTTGATGCCTCCTGCTTTGACGGTGTGTACGTCACCGGGGACATTTCCTCCGACGATATTGTCCGCCTGAACGAAAACCGCGTAGGCGCTGAAGA
- a CDS encoding CvpA family protein, with the protein MPTVDWIFLAVLLVSLVVGAWRGLVFEVLSVLSWAVAFVLAQWFAPDVAAHLSMSGAGEAIRYAAGFVIVFVASIFAGGLVAFLVKKLIAAVGLRPADRMLGAGFGLVRGVLLLLAVTVVVGMTPLHTSAWWTEATGPHITGAALKGLKPLLPQDFGKYLPE; encoded by the coding sequence ATGCCCACCGTGGACTGGATTTTTCTGGCCGTTTTGCTGGTGTCCCTGGTAGTCGGGGCGTGGCGTGGGCTGGTGTTTGAGGTGCTGTCGGTGTTGAGTTGGGCGGTGGCCTTTGTGCTGGCCCAGTGGTTTGCGCCCGATGTGGCGGCCCACCTCTCGATGTCGGGGGCGGGCGAAGCAATCCGCTATGCAGCCGGTTTCGTCATCGTGTTTGTGGCGTCCATTTTTGCAGGCGGCCTGGTGGCCTTTCTGGTGAAAAAGTTGATCGCGGCGGTGGGCCTGCGACCTGCGGATCGCATGTTGGGGGCCGGGTTCGGCCTGGTGCGCGGGGTGCTGCTGCTGTTGGCAGTGACCGTGGTGGTCGGCATGACGCCTTTGCACACCAGCGCGTGGTGGACGGAGGCGACTGGGCCGCACATCACCGGCGCCGCGCTCAAGGGCTTGAAGCCCCTGTTACCGCAAGATTTTGGCAAGTATTTACCTGAGTGA
- a CDS encoding SPOR domain-containing protein produces the protein MAFFKFRKGGDEQPTPPTASESVEAMRRRARHRLVGAAVLVAIGVVGFPLLFDSQPRPIAVDIPIEIPDKGKVRPLGAPPLPAATQAGGAIIEEREEPAAPAASAPAPKVALAETKTAADKPEAKPESKPEAKKPEAKPAEKVAEKPAEKPAAAKPDAKAADAAKAQALLEGKPTADAKHAEHKADKKPAADAGRFVVQVGAYTEAGKLQEARSKVEKAGFKTYTQVVGTKDSQRTRVRIGPFATKADAEKAADKIKKLSLPAAILEL, from the coding sequence ATGGCTTTTTTCAAGTTCCGCAAAGGTGGCGACGAACAGCCCACCCCACCCACCGCGTCAGAGAGCGTAGAGGCCATGCGCAGGCGCGCACGCCACCGCTTGGTGGGTGCTGCCGTGCTGGTGGCCATTGGCGTGGTGGGCTTCCCGCTGCTGTTTGACAGCCAGCCGCGCCCGATTGCGGTGGACATTCCGATCGAAATTCCGGACAAAGGCAAAGTGCGTCCCTTGGGTGCGCCCCCCTTGCCTGCAGCCACCCAAGCCGGCGGTGCCATCATTGAGGAGCGCGAAGAGCCCGCAGCCCCTGCCGCCAGCGCGCCGGCCCCCAAAGTGGCCTTGGCGGAAACCAAGACCGCTGCCGACAAGCCCGAGGCCAAACCCGAATCCAAGCCCGAGGCCAAGAAGCCCGAGGCCAAGCCCGCCGAGAAGGTGGCAGAGAAGCCTGCCGAGAAACCCGCAGCCGCCAAACCCGATGCCAAAGCTGCAGACGCTGCCAAAGCGCAGGCCCTGCTGGAGGGCAAGCCGACCGCAGATGCCAAACATGCCGAGCACAAGGCCGATAAAAAGCCCGCAGCCGATGCAGGCCGCTTCGTGGTGCAGGTAGGCGCGTACACCGAGGCAGGCAAGCTGCAGGAAGCCCGCTCCAAGGTAGAGAAAGCCGGCTTCAAGACCTACACCCAAGTGGTGGGCACCAAAGACAGCCAGCGCACACGGGTGCGCATAGGCCCCTTTGCCACCAAGGCGGATGCCGAGAAAGCGGCAGACAAGATCAAAAAGCTGAGCCTGCCTGCGGCCATCCTGGAACTCTAA
- the folC gene encoding bifunctional tetrahydrofolate synthase/dihydrofolate synthase, protein MEHTPAISSLTAQSSLADWLAYIESMHPKGINGIELGLGKVQEVAKRLGLRFDCPVFTVAGTNGKGSTCAMLESILGQAGYKTGVYTSPHLVHFEERMRLLGEAAPATKFVAAFAEVESARCQKDAEISLTYFEFTTLAILWALSQEELDAVILEVGLGGRLDAVNIIDTDCAIITSIDLDHMELLGNDRETIGFEKAGIMRTGRAVVVSDPVPPQSVLDRALEIGADLWQVGTDFNVSGDKQQWGWAGRGRRYSGLAYPALRGANQLVNAAGVLAALTAMRERLPVTAQAVRNGLAFVELPGRFQIIPGQPSLVLDVAHNPHSVAALAANLDAMGFFPTTHAIFGAMADKDLAPMLAKVGPMIDRWYFTDLPSPRAASGASLQAQWRAQNTRKDASATVHADPMQALDAAIAAADPADRIVVFGSFYTVGGVLQQGTPRLQAKHLNP, encoded by the coding sequence ATGGAACACACACCTGCTATCTCCTCCCTGACCGCGCAATCTTCTCTGGCCGACTGGCTGGCCTACATCGAGTCCATGCACCCCAAAGGCATCAACGGCATTGAGCTGGGGCTGGGCAAGGTGCAAGAGGTAGCCAAGCGCTTGGGGCTGCGGTTTGACTGCCCGGTGTTCACCGTGGCGGGCACCAACGGCAAGGGCTCCACCTGCGCCATGTTGGAAAGCATTCTCGGGCAGGCCGGGTACAAGACAGGCGTGTACACCTCGCCCCACCTGGTGCACTTTGAGGAGCGCATGCGGCTCTTGGGCGAGGCGGCGCCTGCTACTAAATTTGTAGCTGCTTTCGCAGAGGTGGAGAGCGCCAGGTGCCAAAAAGACGCCGAAATCTCGCTCACCTACTTTGAATTCACCACGCTGGCCATTCTGTGGGCGCTGTCCCAAGAGGAGCTGGATGCTGTCATTCTGGAAGTGGGCCTGGGCGGGCGGCTGGACGCGGTCAACATCATCGACACCGACTGCGCCATTATCACCAGCATCGACTTGGACCACATGGAGCTGCTGGGTAACGACCGCGAGACCATTGGTTTTGAGAAAGCCGGCATCATGCGCACCGGCCGGGCTGTGGTGGTGAGCGACCCGGTGCCGCCGCAAAGCGTGCTGGACCGTGCGCTGGAGATAGGCGCAGACCTGTGGCAGGTGGGCACGGATTTCAATGTGTCCGGCGACAAGCAGCAGTGGGGCTGGGCCGGGCGCGGGCGCCGCTACAGCGGGCTGGCCTACCCGGCGCTGCGCGGCGCCAACCAGCTGGTCAACGCCGCGGGCGTGTTGGCCGCACTGACGGCCATGCGCGAGCGCCTGCCGGTCACGGCACAGGCGGTGCGCAACGGCTTGGCTTTTGTGGAGCTGCCCGGGCGCTTCCAGATCATTCCCGGCCAGCCCAGCCTGGTGCTGGACGTGGCGCACAACCCGCACTCGGTGGCGGCGCTGGCGGCCAATCTGGACGCCATGGGCTTCTTCCCTACCACCCACGCCATTTTTGGCGCCATGGCCGACAAAGACCTGGCGCCCATGCTGGCCAAGGTGGGCCCCATGATCGACCGCTGGTATTTCACCGATCTGCCCAGCCCGCGCGCCGCCAGTGGCGCCAGCCTGCAGGCCCAGTGGCGAGCCCAAAACACCCGCAAAGACGCATCGGCCACCGTCCATGCCGACCCCATGCAGGCACTGGACGCTGCCATCGCTGCGGCAGACCCGGCTGATAGAATCGTGGTCTTTGGGTCGTTCTACACCGTGGGCGGCGTTCTGCAACAGGGCACACCACGCCTGCAAGCCAAACATCTGAACCCTTAA
- a CDS encoding ArsC family reductase: protein MTILYGIPNCDTVKKARTWLTEHHVNHEFHDFKKQGVPADLLPGWIRAVGWETLVNRKGTTWRKLDVATQAAVVDATSAAQLMLANASVIKRPVVVWADGTVTVGFSDAAFQTRVA, encoded by the coding sequence ATGACCATTCTTTACGGCATCCCCAACTGCGACACGGTAAAAAAGGCCCGCACCTGGCTGACCGAGCACCATGTCAACCACGAGTTTCATGATTTCAAAAAGCAGGGCGTGCCCGCCGACCTGCTGCCCGGCTGGATACGCGCCGTAGGCTGGGAAACGCTGGTAAACCGCAAAGGCACCACCTGGCGCAAGCTCGACGTTGCCACCCAAGCCGCCGTGGTGGACGCCACCTCGGCCGCCCAACTCATGCTGGCCAATGCCAGCGTCATCAAGCGCCCGGTGGTGGTGTGGGCCGACGGCACCGTGACCGTGGGCTTCTCGGACGCGGCCTTCCAAACCCGGGTGGCCTAA
- a CDS encoding pyrimidine/purine nucleoside phosphorylase, with product MTTTHFDNVSVTTKANVYFDGKCVSHGFTLADGTKKSVGVILPATLTFNTGAPEIMECVGGSCDYKLDGTDVWVTSGEGDKFNVPGNAKFQIRVTEGFEAYHYICHFG from the coding sequence ATGACCACGACCCACTTTGACAACGTTTCCGTCACCACCAAAGCCAATGTGTACTTCGACGGCAAGTGCGTGAGCCACGGCTTCACCCTGGCTGACGGCACCAAAAAGTCGGTCGGCGTCATCCTGCCCGCCACCCTGACATTCAACACCGGCGCACCAGAAATCATGGAATGCGTGGGCGGCAGCTGCGACTACAAGCTCGACGGCACTGACGTCTGGGTCACCAGCGGCGAAGGCGACAAGTTCAACGTACCCGGTAATGCCAAGTTCCAGATTCGCGTGACTGAAGGCTTTGAGGCTTACCACTACATCTGCCACTTTGGCTGA
- the argG gene encoding argininosuccinate synthase: protein MSNTILQNIPVGQKVGIAFSGGLDTSAALLWMKQKGAQPYAYTANLGQPDEADYDEIPRKAMEYGAIKARLIDCRPQLAAEGIAALQAGAFHITTAGQTYFNTTPLGRAVTGTMLVTAMKQDDVNIWGDGSTFKGNDIERFYRYGLLTNPALKIYKPWLDQQFIDELGGRAEMSAFITANGFGYKMSAEKAYSTDSNMLGATHEAKDLEFLNSGIKIVNPIMGVPFWREDCVVKAEEVSVTFEEGRPVALNGQRFDDLVSLILKANEIGGRHGLGMSDQIENRIIEAKSRGIYEAPGLALLFIAYERLVTGIHNEDTIEQYRENGRKLGRLLYQGRWFDSQAIMLRETAQRWVAKAVTGTVTMELRRGNDYSLLNTESPNLTYAPERLSMEKVEDAPFSPLDRIGQLTMRNLDITDTRAKLGIYSNAGLLELGKGDDFLKLGN from the coding sequence ATGTCTAACACCATCCTGCAAAACATCCCCGTCGGCCAAAAGGTCGGCATCGCTTTCTCCGGCGGCCTGGACACCAGCGCTGCCCTCTTGTGGATGAAGCAAAAGGGCGCCCAGCCCTACGCCTACACCGCCAACCTCGGCCAGCCCGACGAGGCCGACTACGACGAAATCCCCCGCAAAGCCATGGAATACGGCGCCATCAAGGCCCGTTTGATCGACTGCCGCCCCCAACTGGCTGCTGAAGGCATTGCCGCCTTGCAGGCAGGCGCCTTCCACATCACCACCGCTGGCCAAACCTACTTCAACACCACACCGCTGGGCCGCGCCGTGACCGGCACCATGCTGGTGACCGCCATGAAGCAGGACGACGTGAACATCTGGGGTGACGGGTCCACCTTCAAGGGCAACGACATCGAGCGCTTCTACCGCTACGGCCTGTTGACCAACCCCGCTCTCAAAATCTACAAGCCTTGGCTGGACCAGCAGTTCATTGACGAACTGGGCGGCCGCGCCGAGATGAGCGCCTTCATCACCGCCAACGGCTTTGGCTACAAGATGAGCGCCGAAAAGGCCTACAGCACCGACAGCAACATGCTGGGCGCCACCCACGAAGCCAAAGACCTGGAGTTCTTGAACTCCGGCATCAAGATCGTCAACCCCATCATGGGCGTGCCCTTCTGGCGTGAAGACTGCGTGGTCAAGGCCGAAGAAGTGAGCGTCACCTTTGAAGAAGGCCGCCCCGTCGCCCTTAACGGCCAGCGCTTTGACGACCTGGTGAGCCTGATCCTCAAGGCCAACGAAATCGGTGGCCGCCACGGCCTGGGCATGAGCGACCAGATCGAGAACCGCATCATCGAAGCCAAGAGCCGCGGCATCTACGAAGCCCCTGGCCTGGCCCTGCTGTTCATCGCCTACGAGCGTTTGGTGACCGGCATCCACAACGAAGACACCATCGAGCAATACCGCGAAAACGGCCGCAAGCTGGGCCGTCTGCTGTACCAAGGCCGCTGGTTCGACAGCCAGGCCATCATGCTGCGCGAAACCGCCCAGCGCTGGGTCGCCAAGGCCGTGACCGGCACCGTGACCATGGAACTGCGCCGCGGCAACGACTACAGCCTGCTCAACACCGAAAGCCCCAACCTCACCTACGCGCCCGAGCGCCTGAGCATGGAAAAAGTGGAAGACGCGCCTTTCAGCCCGCTGGACCGCATCGGCCAACTCACCATGCGCAACCTGGACATCACCGACACCCGCGCCAAGCTGGGCATCTACAGCAACGCCGGGTTGCTGGAGCTGGGCAAGGGGGATGATTTCTTGAAACTGGGTAATTAA
- a CDS encoding DUF6339 family protein: MPDVKLFKSSTVRSLFDSVEENLEKYRSGDFSDLLHDSNLFLGAACDFSAEQSGGLACTATDDNEVACCLAIFNALPAISASLARDERLWVRLSHIEFCEYARTRWKIPADNTAAVAHIRRHFFARGARGVERDNAISRLWWMTEISKRVEGLSIEDSLKTLLFKADVRASIVERPTTSQNSVVLSAVVNEFHKSLLGDKTLYERETYREFMKRLNLEGGTRLLEALTPQQVSGIITHITST, translated from the coding sequence ATGCCTGACGTCAAACTCTTTAAGTCTTCGACTGTCCGATCGCTATTTGACTCGGTCGAAGAAAACCTTGAGAAGTACCGTAGTGGCGATTTCTCTGATCTTCTTCATGACTCAAACCTATTTTTAGGCGCGGCTTGTGATTTCTCCGCTGAACAGAGCGGTGGTCTAGCTTGTACTGCCACTGATGACAATGAAGTCGCTTGCTGTCTAGCGATTTTCAATGCCCTGCCCGCAATCTCTGCATCTCTCGCTAGAGATGAACGCCTTTGGGTGCGCTTGTCGCACATCGAGTTTTGTGAATATGCGCGCACTCGTTGGAAAATTCCTGCGGACAACACTGCAGCAGTTGCTCACATTCGCCGCCACTTTTTTGCTCGTGGTGCGCGCGGAGTCGAGCGTGACAACGCGATTTCTCGCCTTTGGTGGATGACGGAAATTTCTAAGCGCGTTGAAGGGCTAAGTATTGAAGATTCACTAAAGACACTTCTCTTCAAGGCGGACGTTCGTGCCAGCATAGTGGAGCGTCCTACAACGTCACAAAATTCAGTGGTTTTGTCTGCAGTTGTAAACGAATTTCATAAATCATTGTTGGGCGACAAGACCTTGTACGAGCGTGAGACTTATCGCGAATTCATGAAGCGACTAAACCTCGAGGGCGGTACTCGGTTGCTTGAGGCACTGACGCCACAACAAGTAAGTGGCATCATCACTCATATCACCTCGACTTAG
- a CDS encoding DNA cytosine methyltransferase: protein MGTRPGKSLLNSKMEKKQDTLKAGALFAGIGGFCVGFQQSSIPTVWAIENDLAAVETYSANLGKKVLLDDAGLPKSIKDISIEKDGLCPVDVLHAGFPCQSFSVAGERKGFDDPRGQLFYEIIRLVKEFGEARPSVLLLENSPNLRIGEGGSWFIELTNQIKKAGYWFRENNAFELDSFDYTYVPQRRKRLFMVAFATNRFRNGKISLNFSLASSQKDLSEFINFDGSLEDDSYYLDPDNKYYKMLTEKGSTPRSILQLRKYEVRDKGENVVPTLTANMGQGGHNVPFLMDSKGLRKLTEYECLKLQGFPIDYKFPEGVPRAKRYQQVGNSVVPPLIALLAGAIKEKIVQERI, encoded by the coding sequence ATGGGAACTCGTCCCGGCAAATCACTTTTGAACTCTAAGATGGAAAAAAAACAAGATACCTTAAAAGCAGGTGCGCTTTTCGCTGGAATTGGTGGATTTTGCGTTGGATTTCAGCAATCAAGTATTCCTACGGTTTGGGCTATTGAGAATGATCTCGCTGCCGTCGAGACATATAGTGCGAATTTGGGTAAAAAAGTATTGTTGGACGATGCAGGGTTACCCAAGAGTATCAAAGACATATCAATAGAAAAGGATGGATTATGTCCAGTAGATGTACTGCATGCAGGGTTCCCATGTCAAAGTTTTTCTGTCGCGGGTGAGCGTAAGGGATTTGATGATCCGAGGGGACAGTTATTTTATGAAATCATCCGTCTAGTAAAAGAGTTTGGTGAAGCTAGACCTAGTGTTTTACTGCTCGAGAATTCGCCGAACTTACGGATTGGAGAGGGTGGTAGTTGGTTTATTGAACTCACTAATCAGATTAAAAAAGCTGGATATTGGTTTCGTGAGAATAACGCCTTCGAACTGGATTCGTTCGATTACACCTATGTCCCCCAAAGGCGGAAGCGACTTTTTATGGTCGCTTTTGCTACCAATCGATTTCGAAATGGGAAGATTTCTCTCAATTTTTCTTTAGCCAGTTCGCAAAAGGATCTCTCGGAGTTTATAAATTTTGATGGCAGCTTAGAGGATGACTCATATTATCTAGATCCAGATAATAAATATTACAAGATGCTAACGGAGAAGGGCTCAACCCCAAGGTCAATTCTTCAGCTGCGAAAATATGAGGTCCGAGATAAAGGTGAAAATGTAGTTCCGACTCTTACTGCAAATATGGGGCAAGGTGGTCACAACGTGCCATTTTTAATGGACTCCAAGGGGCTACGCAAACTTACTGAATATGAGTGTTTGAAGTTACAGGGCTTTCCCATTGATTACAAGTTTCCAGAAGGCGTGCCAAGAGCAAAAAGGTACCAGCAAGTAGGAAATTCTGTAGTTCCACCGTTAATTGCACTGCTTGCCGGCGCGATTAAGGAAAAAATTGTTCAGGAGAGGATTTAA
- a CDS encoding Fic family protein, with amino-acid sequence MRATGTYLPSTTMGELVQAFVPHPLPPAQPVLAPESYTEANRAAELALARLSGVAGLVPSVDWLLYSAIRKEALLTTQIEGTQATLDDLFDEEAGFTVSNTDDVEEVTNYLRAFRLVQSQLRDPAGLPLSVRLLCDAHRLLLDGARGNGKQPGELRRSQNWIGGTRPGNAVFVPPPPEHVPPLLADLERFIHDESQALPPLVKIALIHQQFETIHPYLDGNGRIGRLLIAALLEHWSLLPEPLMYLSGYLKQHQAEYYRRLSNVRIEGDWEGWVAFFLEGVSVAAQDAERNIVAIATLLATDRRSLLAAPKAGPSSYRLFEMLPMMPRFTIDQVRQKLATTFPTATAAVKVLEDLGIVAEITGQKTNRSYSYKSYVDLLSQ; translated from the coding sequence ATGCGCGCCACAGGAACCTACTTACCTTCCACCACCATGGGCGAACTGGTGCAGGCCTTTGTGCCACACCCCTTGCCACCTGCCCAACCTGTGTTGGCCCCAGAGAGCTATACCGAGGCCAACCGGGCGGCTGAGCTGGCGCTGGCACGCCTGTCCGGCGTGGCCGGGCTAGTGCCCTCGGTGGACTGGCTGCTCTACAGCGCCATCCGCAAAGAGGCGCTGCTCACCACCCAGATAGAAGGCACCCAGGCCACGCTGGACGATCTGTTTGACGAAGAGGCTGGCTTTACGGTGAGCAATACCGACGATGTGGAAGAGGTCACCAACTACCTGCGCGCCTTCAGGCTCGTTCAATCGCAGCTTCGTGACCCGGCGGGCCTGCCCCTCAGCGTGCGCCTGCTGTGCGACGCCCACCGCCTGTTGCTGGATGGTGCCCGCGGCAACGGAAAGCAACCCGGCGAACTGCGCCGCTCGCAAAACTGGATTGGCGGCACCCGCCCCGGCAACGCCGTGTTTGTGCCTCCACCACCCGAACATGTGCCTCCATTGCTGGCTGATCTAGAGCGCTTCATCCACGACGAAAGCCAAGCTTTGCCACCGTTGGTGAAGATCGCGCTCATCCACCAGCAGTTTGAGACTATTCACCCGTATCTGGATGGCAACGGCCGCATTGGCCGCTTGCTGATTGCCGCGTTGCTGGAGCATTGGAGCCTGCTGCCAGAGCCCTTGATGTACCTCAGCGGCTACCTCAAGCAACACCAAGCCGAGTACTACCGCCGGCTGTCCAACGTGCGCATCGAGGGCGACTGGGAAGGCTGGGTGGCGTTTTTCTTGGAAGGCGTGTCAGTGGCTGCGCAGGATGCCGAGCGCAACATCGTGGCCATCGCCACGTTGCTGGCTACTGATCGCCGCAGTTTGCTGGCTGCGCCCAAAGCTGGGCCTAGCAGCTACCGCTTGTTTGAAATGCTACCCATGATGCCGCGCTTCACCATCGACCAAGTACGCCAGAAGCTGGCCACCACATTCCCCACCGCCACGGCGGCGGTGAAGGTGCTGGAAGACTTGGGTATCGTGGCTGAGATTACGGGGCAGAAGACAAATCGTAGCTATAGCTATAAAAGCTACGTGGACTTGTTGAGCCAGTAA
- a CDS encoding molybdopterin-dependent oxidoreductase produces MAAHTCAFALEPAKGKVILTITGKVAEKNSAEGAAFDLAMLEKLPQQTFSTKTPWDKNPIKFKGPLLRDVLAAAKASGTTLKAAALNDYQTSIPFDDATKFDVIVAHQMNDQAIPVRTKGPLFIVYPFDTKAELRSNVYYERSAWQLKSIAVE; encoded by the coding sequence ATGGCAGCACACACGTGTGCTTTCGCCTTGGAGCCCGCCAAGGGCAAAGTGATCTTGACCATCACCGGCAAGGTGGCTGAAAAAAACAGCGCCGAGGGCGCCGCGTTTGACCTGGCCATGCTGGAAAAGCTGCCGCAGCAAACTTTCAGCACCAAAACTCCCTGGGACAAAAATCCCATCAAATTCAAAGGCCCCTTGCTGCGCGACGTATTGGCCGCAGCCAAGGCCAGCGGCACCACGCTCAAGGCGGCAGCCCTGAACGACTACCAGACCAGTATTCCGTTTGACGACGCCACCAAGTTCGACGTGATCGTGGCCCACCAGATGAACGACCAGGCCATTCCGGTGCGCACCAAGGGGCCGCTGTTCATTGTTTACCCCTTTGATACCAAGGCAGAGCTGCGCTCCAACGTGTACTACGAGCGCTCGGCCTGGCAGTTGAAGTCGATTGCGGTGGAATAA